The bacterium genome contains the following window.
TCTCCAACTTCTCCCAGACCCCGTCCGGAAGCCCTGCGATCGTAGAGATAGGCCCGTGCAATCACGTCGAAACGGGATTTGCCCAGCCAGTCTCGAGTCCGCGAGAAAGTACTGCGCAACTCGAATACGACGCTGACCAGAAGATTATTGCGATAGACCCCGAGCCCGATCTCGGGCAGGACCGGTCCGCTGGCGTCGAGTCGCTCGAGCAAGGAGGTGAATTGCTCATCCGATGGATTGCGAGTGTAGAGGAAGCGGCTGAATTCCCTTTGAAGATCGGCGAGGCTCACGCAACTCCTCCAGTCTCTTCGCGCATGCATTCATCGGCGAGCTTCGCCTCGGCGAAGAGTTCGGGGAACGACGGAATATCGTTGTCTCGCTCGATGCAGGTCGGAACGGGTCCCAGCAACTTGAGGCTGGCGCGGTACAAGCGCCAGACGTCTCCCGCCACATCGGCTCCGTGTGTATCGATCAGATGAGTGCGCTCATCGGTGAAACCGGCCAGATGGACCTGCTTCACGCGATCGACCGGAATGGCTTCCAGATAGGTCTGGGGATCGAAGCCGAAGTTGTACGAGTTCACGTAGATATTGTTGACGTCGAGCAGGATGTGGCAGTCGGCGCGCTCGGCCACCTGGCGCACGAACTCCCACTCGCTGCACTCGCACTCGCGAAAGCCGACATAGGCCGATGCGTTCTCGATCAGGATGCGCTCACCCAGGCGATCCTGGACGCGCGAGATGCGCTCACACAGGTGCGCCACGACCTCTTCGGTGAAGGGAAGCGGCAAGAGATCGTGGTGATGCTGGCCGCGAACGGCCGTCCAGCACAGATGGTCGGAGACCCAGGCCGGCTGGACGCGCTCGCGCAGTTCGAGCAACTGATCCAGATAGTCTTCGTCCAACGGATCCGTGGAGCCCAGGTTCATGCCGACGCCGTGAAACACGACGGGGTACTCGGCTCGAATGCTGAGCAGTTTCTCGACGGGAAGCCCCCCGATGCCCATGTAGTTGTCCGCGAGGACCTCAAACCAGGGCACCGGGGGACGCGTTTCCAGAATCTCGCGCACGTGCTGCTGCCTCAATCCGAGACCCGCACCGCGGATGGTTTCCGTGGCGAAATTCATTGCAACAGTCCGGGATCTACAGCTTCTTCAGCTTCAGAACCTTGCCGCCGATCTTTTCGCAGACGCCGACCGGTGTATAGACCCACTCATCGGGCAGATTGTCGGTCTCGGCCATTCCGGAGCATTTGTGATTCCCGGCACCGCAATCGTTCTTGCCCGCCTTGGCCACGCCGCCACATTTCTCGATCTCGCTCAGTTCTTTGGCCCATTCCGGCGCGGCATCTGCCGTACCGGCCATCAAGCCGCCGATTCCCAGCGCAAGCACGCCCGCGAGCGCAGTGCGCACCCGCGAGTTCGCGCTTCCCTTCTTGGTCTCAGTCATTCCAGCTCCTTCTTTGGATGGGGTATTCGACCGCAATTTGGCCCGGGTTTCAATACCGGTCGGTGGCCTCTCGAAGAACCCCGCGTCTCAAGCGGGCTTCGAGCCTTTCAGCATCGCGGCCATCAAGGTGTGCAGGAGATTGACGGCCTTGAGCGGCCGAATCATCACCTTGAAGTCGATGATTTTCCCGTTTTCATCGATGCGAATCATATCGACGCCGTTGATGTGGATTCCGTCGAGTTCAGCCGTGAACTCCAGAACGGCATCGCGATCCCCAACTACCTCTCGGACATAGTGAAAATCGCTGGCCCCGAGCACCCCGATCGCGGCCGCCAGATAGAGTTTCGTCAGTTCTTTGCCTTCCTGGGGCGAGTGTACGACGGGCGAATGAAAAACGGCCTCGTCAGCCAGAACCTCGTCCAGGCCGTCGGAATCCAGCTTTTTCACCATCTGGTGCCATCGTTTCAAGGTGTCTTCGATCATTTCACGCTCCTATCTCCCGCCGAAGGCCTCACACGATCATCCGCCTGAGCAGGTGTTCGCACTCCGTCTGGCTCATATACCTGGGAACCGGGTAGGTGAGATGCGCCTCGCCGAGGGCCTGGGCGGAGATAGCCGCTACATCGGAATCGATCAGCGCGTCGAGCTTGGGATTGATGTCGATCTTCGCCATCAATCCCTTCACCGCGCCGATAAACTTCTGGGCCTTCTCACCGTCCGATACTCCTTCGCAACCAATCAGCTCCCCCAACTGCGCCAGGCGCTTCTCCGCCGGACCCTTGGAGAATTCCAGCACGTGCGGCAACGCAATGGTATTGGCCAGCCCGTGCGGGGTTCGATAGTAGGCGCCGAAGGTATGGGCGATGGCGTGAACGTAGCCGACGCTGGCGCGCGTAAACGCGAGCCCGCCGTAGTAGGACGCCAGAGCCATGGCCTTGCGAGCTTCTGTATTGCTACCGTCGGAGCAGGCCGTGGGCAGGTGGTCGAAGACCAGGCGGACACTGATTCTCGAGTATTCCTCGGTCGTGGGCGTGGCTGTTCGCGACAGGAAGGATTCGACGGCGTGGGTCAGCGCATCCATGCCGGTGGCCGCGGTGATGGCTGCGGGCAAGCCCGTCATCAAACTCGGATCGAGCGCCGTCATCAGAGGAATCAGCTTGCCGTCCATGAAGAACTTCTTGGTATGCGTTTCGGGATCGGAGATCACCGCCACGAGCGTCACTTCGGAACCGGTACCGGCCGTCGTGGGTATGGCAAACAGCGGCAGCGGGGCGCGTTTGACCTTCATCATGCCTTCGAGTTTCGCCAGCGGTCCGGGATTGCTCGCCAGCGCCGCAATCGCCTTGGCCGCGTCCATGGGCGAGCCGCCCCCCACCGCGAGAACCGCCTGGCAGTTGTCGCGTTGCAGCTGCGCAAGACCGGCCTCGACCTGCGCGGAACTCGGGTCGGGTTCGACTCCGGAATAGATCGACCAGCCGAGGCCCGCCGCCTCCAGCGACTCGGTGATGCGAGCGATCAGCCCGATCTCGACCAGACCGGCGTCGGTGACGACCATGACCTTGCCCGAACAGATGTGGGCAATCGACTCACAGAGTTCGTGAGAAGCATTGGGACCGATGAAAGTCACCGGAACCTTGTCCGGCATCAGTTTCGAAAAGATGCCGAGAAACGCGATCGCCAGGCTGTGCAGAAATTTCTTCAGAGCGAACACTCGAGATCCTCCGAGGTCATTGCGAGCGGCCATGATACGGTAGCTGGCGTGTCGCGGGGGTGGCCCGCGTCGCCAGGACCGGAGGATCCGATCGTGGGCAACGGCAAGGGAATCGTGGGCGGACTCACGCAAGACGCGGTGCGGGAGCAGGATGCGAAGCGTCCCGTACGCAACCAGGTGGCCCAGCCGGGCCCCGAGATCGCCGCGCTCCGCTACTGGAAGGCGCAGAAGGGCTGTTACGAGGAGTTCCGGCACATCAGCGAAGCGGCCATCTGGCCGTTCTTCGAGAAGCTCGGAGCGCGCATCGTCGGAATGTGGCGCGTCGTGGCCCCGCCGGGTGAAAACGAGCCGGAGGACTTCGAGGAAATCTATCTCCTGACCCGCTACGCCAGCCTCGAGCACTGGAGTGCGACACGCGACATGGCCCGATTGGGCGGCAACGGGCCCGACTTCGAAGCGTGCCGAACCGCCGTCCTGCGACGCAACGAGCTGACGCTGGAAACCTCGGTCCGTTTTCTGGACGGTTCAGTGAGCCCCGGCGGACCGTATTTCCTTCCCGGGCTCGGTGAGGTATTCGAAGAGGTCTCGTCGTAGGTGCGAGCGGAGATCGAGCAGAAGCGACCATCGTGATTCCCGCGAACGCAGCCAAGGACTTGCCCGCGCGAGCTGGTGCAGTCATCGTGGGCGGCGGAATCGTCGGCTGTAGCATCGCCTATCACCTGACACGACGCGGACTGCGCAACGTCGTGTTGCTGGAACGGCGAAAGCTCACCTGCGGAACGACCTGGCACGCCGCCGGTCTCGTGGCGCAGCTGCGCGCGACCCACAATATGACCCGATTGGCGCGCTACTCAGCGGAACTGTACGAGCACCTCGCCGAAGAGACAGGTCAGGCGACCGGTTTCACGCGCACGGGTTCTCTGTCCGTGGCGACCGGCCCGGAGCGCCTTGAAGAACTGCTCCGACAGGCCTCGATGGCGCGCTGCTTCGACGTCGAGGTCGAGGTCTGCACTCCCGAACAGGTGGCCGAGCGCTGGCCTCACGCGCGCACCGACGATCTTGCAGGAGCAGTCTTCGTGCCGGGCGACGCCAGCACCGGACCGGTCGACACCACTATCGCGCTGGCCGCGGGGGCGCGAGCGGGCGGTGCGCAGATCTTCGAGAACACCCGCGTTACGAAACTCCTGCACGAGGGGGGACGGGTGCGAGGGGTGCATAGCGAACGCGGCAGCATCGAATCACCCGTGGTCGTCAACGCTGCGGGAATGTGGGCGCGCGAACTGGGCGCATCGTGCGGAGTGAACGTACCGCTGCAC
Protein-coding sequences here:
- a CDS encoding DUF692 domain-containing protein → MNFATETIRGAGLGLRQQHVREILETRPPVPWFEVLADNYMGIGGLPVEKLLSIRAEYPVVFHGVGMNLGSTDPLDEDYLDQLLELRERVQPAWVSDHLCWTAVRGQHHHDLLPLPFTEEVVAHLCERISRVQDRLGERILIENASAYVGFRECECSEWEFVRQVAERADCHILLDVNNIYVNSYNFGFDPQTYLEAIPVDRVKQVHLAGFTDERTHLIDTHGADVAGDVWRLYRASLKLLGPVPTCIERDNDIPSFPELFAEAKLADECMREETGGVA
- a CDS encoding nuclear transport factor 2 family protein; its protein translation is MIEDTLKRWHQMVKKLDSDGLDEVLADEAVFHSPVVHSPQEGKELTKLYLAAAIGVLGASDFHYVREVVGDRDAVLEFTAELDGIHINGVDMIRIDENGKIIDFKVMIRPLKAVNLLHTLMAAMLKGSKPA
- a CDS encoding DUF2282 domain-containing protein; protein product: MAGTADAAPEWAKELSEIEKCGGVAKAGKNDCGAGNHKCSGMAETDNLPDEWVYTPVGVCEKIGGKVLKLKKL
- a CDS encoding iron-containing alcohol dehydrogenase, translating into MAARNDLGGSRVFALKKFLHSLAIAFLGIFSKLMPDKVPVTFIGPNASHELCESIAHICSGKVMVVTDAGLVEIGLIARITESLEAAGLGWSIYSGVEPDPSSAQVEAGLAQLQRDNCQAVLAVGGGSPMDAAKAIAALASNPGPLAKLEGMMKVKRAPLPLFAIPTTAGTGSEVTLVAVISDPETHTKKFFMDGKLIPLMTALDPSLMTGLPAAITAATGMDALTHAVESFLSRTATPTTEEYSRISVRLVFDHLPTACSDGSNTEARKAMALASYYGGLAFTRASVGYVHAIAHTFGAYYRTPHGLANTIALPHVLEFSKGPAEKRLAQLGELIGCEGVSDGEKAQKFIGAVKGLMAKIDINPKLDALIDSDVAAISAQALGEAHLTYPVPRYMSQTECEHLLRRMIV